In Tachyglossus aculeatus isolate mTacAcu1 chromosome 10, mTacAcu1.pri, whole genome shotgun sequence, the following proteins share a genomic window:
- the KCNJ14 gene encoding ATP-sensitive inward rectifier potassium channel 14, which produces MGVSRALRRFSATAGAGGPGRGRGEKEAEEATVCRNGRAEGDGEGEEAGGGRRARHRGRFVKKDGHCNVRFVHLSEHGPRYLSDLFTTCVDVRWRWMFLIFSFSFLASWLLFGLSFWLIASLHGDLEPLPVGGTSSTAPSPCFSQVGSFLAAFLFSLETQTSIGYGFRSVTEECPAAILAVVLQCIVGCVLDAFIVGAIMAKIAKPKKRNETLVFSEHAVVALRDGRLCLMWRVGNLRKSHLVEAHVRAQLLQPRVTPEGEYIPLDHVDVDVGFDGGTDRIFLVSPITIVHEIDAASPLYELGRAELARADFELVVILEGMVEATAMTTQCRSSYLPGELLWGHRFEPVLFQRGAHYEVDYRHFHRTYEVPGTPVCSARELDEQGGTSAGKASPPPPLAAFCYENEVALSCCDEEDEEEASSSLAGGSLAPPLALTPPPELAPPASLVLPPPEAAPP; this is translated from the exons ATGGGCGTCTCCCGGGCCCTCCGGCGCTTCAGCGCCACAGCCGGGGCTGGCGgaccggggcggggccggggcgagaAGGAGGCCGAGGAGGCCACGGTCTGCCGCAATGGCCGCgccgagggggacggggagggagaggaagccggCGGGGGACGGCGGGCCCGCCACCGGGGCCGCTTCGTCAAGAAGGACGGCCACTGCAACGTCCGCTTCGTCCACCTGAGCGAGCACGGGCCGCGTTACCTCAGCGACCTCTTCACCACCTGCGTGGACGTCCGCTGGCGCTGGATGTTTctcatcttctccttctccttcctggccTCTTGGCTCCTCTTTGGCCTCAGCTTCTGGCTCATCGCTTCCCTTCATGGCGACCTGGAGCCCCTGCCTGTGGGCGGCACCTCCTCCACTGCTCCCTCCCCATGCTTCTCCCAAGTTGGCAGTTTCCTAgctgccttcctcttctccctggagACACAGACGTCTATCGGCTACGGCTTCCGGAGTGTCACAGAGGAGTGCCCGGCCGCCATCTTGGCCGTGGTGCTGCAGTGTATTGTGGGCTGTGTCCTGGACGCCTTCATCGTGGGCGCGATCATGGCCAAGATCGCCAAACCCAAGAAGCGCAACGAGACTCTTGTCTTCAGTGAGCATGCCGTGGTGGCCCTCCGGGATGGCCGCCTCTGCCTCATGTGGCGCGTTGGCAACCTTCGTAAGAGCCATCTGGTCGAGGCCCACGTCCGGGCCCAGCTGCTCCAg CCCCGGGTCACCCCGGAGGGTGAATACATCCCCCTGGACCACGTGGACGTGGATGTGGGCTTTGACGGGGGCACCGACCGTATCTTCCTGGTCTCCCCGATCACCATCGTCCACGAGATCGACGCTGCCAGTCCTCTGTACGAGCTGGGCCGCGCCGAGTTGGCCCGGGCTGACTTTGAACTGGTGGTCATCCTGGAGGGCATGGTGGAGGCCACAGCCATGACCACACAGTGCCGCTCATCCTACCTCCCCGGCGAGTTGCTCTGGGGCCACCGTttcgagcccgtgctcttccaacgGGGTGCTCACTACGAGGTGGACTACCGCCACTTCCACCGCACCTACGAGGTCCCGGGGACCCCCGTCTGCAGCGCCCGGGAGCTGGATGAGCAGGGGGGGACATCCGCTGGCAAGGCCAGTCCCCCTCCCCCGCTTGCCGCCTTCTGCTATGAGAACGAGGTGGCTCTGAGCTGTTGTGatgaggaggacgaagaggaagcCAGCAGCAGCTTGGCGGGAGGATCCCTTGCCCCACCCCTGGCCCTCACCCCGCCCCCTGAGCTGGCCCCACCTGCTTCCTTGGTCCTGCCCCCACCTGAAGCAGCCCCCCCATGA